Proteins from a genomic interval of Desulfovulcanus ferrireducens:
- a CDS encoding L-threonylcarbamoyladenylate synthase — translation MNLIKDAINTAIDIIRQGGIIVYPTETFLGLGGNGLELSVVQRIQALKKRPAHKPLPLIIGGLGQLEEICYLTPFSLELARDFWPGPLSILFRAKEIIPFGVKDAAGMVSVRLTPHPVARQLCTFSGYPLIATSANLSGKPPCTLCSDLDPEVLEKVDFVLDVPPEPTGELPSTLVRMLGGKEIEILRHGVISEGELSQKGYKVVRKA, via the coding sequence ATGAACCTGATAAAGGATGCCATAAACACAGCCATAGATATTATTCGGCAGGGTGGGATAATTGTTTATCCTACCGAGACTTTTTTGGGCCTGGGAGGAAATGGCCTTGAGCTGAGCGTGGTACAACGAATCCAGGCGCTCAAGAAACGGCCGGCGCATAAGCCCCTACCTTTGATCATAGGCGGCCTGGGACAATTGGAGGAAATATGTTATTTGACCCCGTTTAGTTTGGAGCTGGCCAGAGATTTTTGGCCGGGCCCATTGTCCATTCTATTTCGGGCCAAAGAAATAATCCCTTTTGGAGTCAAAGATGCCGCCGGAATGGTCTCAGTTCGTTTGACCCCTCATCCGGTGGCCAGGCAACTTTGCACTTTTTCCGGATATCCTCTTATTGCTACTAGTGCCAACTTAAGCGGAAAACCACCCTGTACCTTGTGTAGTGATTTGGATCCTGAAGTCCTCGAAAAAGTCGACTTCGTTTTGGATGTGCCTCCGGAGCCAACCGGTGAACTACCGTCCACTCTGGTTCGCATGTTGGGAGGAAAAGAAATCGAAATCTTGCGACATGGTGTTATAAGCGAAGGAGAGTTGAGTCAAAAAGGGTATAAAGTAGTGCGTAAGGCATAA